The Eptesicus fuscus isolate TK198812 chromosome 17, DD_ASM_mEF_20220401, whole genome shotgun sequence genome has a window encoding:
- the DUSP29 gene encoding dual specificity phosphatase 29 — protein sequence MTSREPRTSLKNAYSSAKSLLPNAEEVGAEDYCTPGAFELERLFWKGSPQYTHVNEVWPKLYIGDEATALDRYGLQKAGFTHVLNAAHGRRNVDTGPDYYRGMDIEYHGVEADDVPTFDLSVFFYSAAAFIDGALHADHNKILVHCVMGRSRSATLVLAYLMIHRNMTLVDAIQQVAKNRCVLPNWGFLKQLRELDKELVQQRRQAQHSDDSEKASEKEL from the exons ATGACATCCCGAGAACCGAGGACGAGCCTCAAGAATGCCTACTCATCTGCCAAGAGCCTGCTGCCTAATGCGGAGGAGGTGGGGGCCGAAGACTACTGTACCCCCGGAGCCTTCGAGCTGGAGCGCCTCTTCTGGAAGGGCAGTCCCCAGTACACCCACGTCAACGAGGTCTGGCCCAAGCTCTACATCGGGGATGA GGCCACGGCGCTGGACCGCTATGGGCTGCAGAAGGCGGGCTTCACGCACGTGCTGAACGCGGCCCACGGCCGCCGGAACGTGGACACGGGGCCCGACTACTACCGCGGCATGGACATTGAGTACCACGGAGTCGAGGCCGACGACGTGCCCACCTTCGACCTCAGCGTCTTCTTCTACTCGGCGGCCGCCTTCATCGATGGTGCGCTCCACGCTGATCACA ATAAGATCCTGGTTCACTGCGTCATGGGCCGCAGCCGCTCGGCGACCCTGGTCCTGGCCTACCTGATGATCCACAGGAACATGACCCTGGTGGACGCCATTCAGCAAGTGGCCAAGAACCGCTGTGTCCTCCCCAACTGGGGCTTCCTGAAGCAGCTCCGGGAACTGGACAAGGAGCTGGTGCAGCAGAGGCGACAGGCCCAGCACAGCGACGACAGCGAGAAGGCCAGTGAGAAGGAGCTGTAG